A genomic window from Salvia hispanica cultivar TCC Black 2014 chromosome 5, UniMelb_Shisp_WGS_1.0, whole genome shotgun sequence includes:
- the LOC125186205 gene encoding 40S ribosomal protein S5-like, whose translation MAEAVVDAVVPPVNDEDKIQTGVMLFNRWSYDEVQISDISVEDYITATAAKHPTFMPHTAGRYQARRFRKAQCPIIERLTNSLMMHGRNNGKKLMAVRIIKHAMEIIHLLTDLNPIQVIVDAVINSGPREDATRIGSAGVVRRQAVDISPLRRVNQAIYLLTTGARESSFRNVKTIAECLADELINAAKGSSNSYAIKKKDEIERVAKANR comes from the exons ATGGCGGAAGCTGTCGTAGATGCTGTTGTTCCTCCTGTTAACGATGAAGATAAGATTCAAACCGGCGTTATGCTCTTCAACCGCTGGTCCTATGACGAAGTTCAG ATTAGTGACATCTCTGTAGAAGATTATATCACTGCCACTGCAGCCAAGCACCCTACCTTCATGCCTCACACAGCTGGAAGGTATCAAGCCAGGCGTTTCAGGAAGGCTCAGTGCCCCATCATTGAGAGGCTTACCAACTCCCTCATGATGCACGGGCGCAACAACGGAAAGAAGCTCATGGCTGTTAGGATTATCAAGCATGCCATGGAGATCATCCATTTGTTGACTGACCTCAACCCAATTCAAGTCATTGTTGATGCAGTTATCAACAG CGGGCCAAGGGAAGATGCCACCCGTATTGGATCAGCTGGTGTGGTGAGAAGACAGGCTGTGGATATCTCTCCACTACGCCGTGTCAATCAGGCTATTTACCTGTTGACCACTGGCGCTCGCGAAAGTTCCTTCAGAAATGTCAAGACTATTGCTGAATGCCTTGCTGATGAACTTATCAATGCTGCCAAAGGCTCTTCTAACAG CTATGCTATAAAGAAGAAGGATGAGATTGAGAGAGTTGCAAAGGCAAATCGTTGA